Part of the Mycolicibacterium thermoresistibile genome, CGGACCGGCGCGCCGCCGGGGACGCCGACGTCATCGCCGTCGACGATCCGGCGGTGCCGACCGAGGTGGTGATCTGCGAACGGGTCGACGACGGCGGTCAGTTCGATCAACTGCCGTTCGCGTTGACACCGGGCCAGTTGATCCCCACCGAGCCGCTGCGGAAATCGATCGACGACACCGCCGCGGCGGTGGCCGCCGGGTTGCCGGCGCTGCCCGACACCGCGGTCGTCGATCTGCTGGCGCGGCGGACCCCGCGCACCCGCAGCGGCGCGGCGCTGCCGCACACCGGCGACGCCATCGGCGACATCACCGCCGCCCTGCTCGATCTGGATTCGTCCTTCGTCGCGGTGCACGGACCGCCGGGCACCGGCAAGACCTACACCGCGGCCCGGGTGATCGCCCGGCTGGTCACCGAGCACCGGTGGCGGGTGGGTGTGGTCGCGCAGTCACATGCGGTGGTGGAGAACCTGTTCGGCGATCTGATCGGCGCCGGGGTGGCCCCGGAGCTCATCGCCAAGAAGAAGCACGCACCCGATCCGGCGTGGCGCGAGATCGACCCGGCCGGCTACGCCGCCTTCCTCGACGACCACGACGGTTGCGTGATCGGTGGAACGGCATGGGATTTCGCGCACCCGAACCGGGTTCCGCCGGAACGGCTGGACGTGCTGGTGATCGAGGAGGCCGGACAGTTCTGCCTGGCCAACACCATTGCGGTGGCGCGGGCGGCGCGCAACCTGTTGCTGCTCGGCGATCCGCAACAACTCCCGCAGGTCAGCCAGGGCCACCACCCCGAACCGGTGGACTGTTCGGCGCTGGGGTGGCTGGTCGCCGAGCATCGCACGCTGCCCGAACGGTTCGGCTACTTCCTGGACCGCTCCCACCGGATGCATCCGGCTGTCTGCGCCCGGGTGTCGCGGCTGGCCTACGAGAACCGGCTGCACTCCGCGGAGGAACGGACCGCGGCCCGCCGCCTCGCCGGGCATCCGCCGGGTGTGCGGGTGCTGACCGTCGAGCATCTCGGCAACTCGACCAGCAGCCCCGAGGAGGCGGACGCGATCGTCGCCGAGATCGGACGGCTGCTCGGCGCCGAGTGGACCGACGAGCACGGCACCCGCGGTCTGCGCCCCGAGGATGTGCTGGTGGTCGCCCCGTACAACGCACAGGTGGTGCTGCTGCGCCGGTGCCTCGACGAGGCCGGGCTGAGCGGTGTCGACGTCGGCACCGTCGACAAGTTCCAGGGCAGGCAGGCGCCGGTGGTGTTCATCTCGATGACCGCGTCGTCGATCGACGATGTGCCCCGGGGGATCTCATTCCTGCTCAACCGCAACCGCCTCAACGTCGCGGTCAGCCGGGCCCAATACGCCAGCGTGGTGGTGCGATCCGCGGCGCTGACCGACTACCTGCCGTCGACACCGGACGGCCTGGTCGAACTCGGTGCGTTCCTGACCCTCACCGGATGAGTCCCCGATGGGCGGGACGAGACGTTTCGGCGGCGCAGTGTAACGCCGGCGAATTCTTCATGTGTATTCTCCCCGTAGTGACGAATTGAATTATCGCGCTACGGCGACACCGCCCAATCGGAGTGAGAGATTTGACCACCCAGTTCACCACCTCCGGGCTCCCGGTCATCTACGACCCCGGTATGAACCATTCCGGCGCCCCCGCGAGTGCGCGCCCACCGAAGGCCTCGGAGATCACCGCCACCCGGATCGTGAACGACATCGTCGACCAGGGTCTGCAGGTCAACGACAAGCTTCCCGGAGAAGCCGAGATGCTGGCGGCCTACGGGGTGAGCCGCGAAACCCTGCGCGAGGCATTGCGAATCCTCGAGGTCCAAGGGCTGATCGCGATCAAGCGGGGGCCGGGCGGCGGGCCGATCGTCAGCGCGCTGAACTCCTACTATCTGGCCCGCACCGCCACCATGTACTTCATGTTGGCCGGGGCGACGTACAACGAGCTGTTCGAGGCGTGGGCGGTGCTGGAGCCGCCGATGTCGGCGAAGGTCGCGCGGATCAGCGACACCCAGATGAAGAAGGAGGCGTTCGCCGCAGCCGAGATGTCGGCCGAACTGTCCTCCGATCGCGACGAAATCTTCAGCGCGGCCAATAATTTCCACGCCGTGATCGCGCAGATGAGTGGTAGCCGGGTGTTGATGTTGCTGACTCAGGCGGTGAACCACATCGTCGTCGACCACGTTCTGGCATCCGGGGAGATGATGCCGAGCAGCACGATTTCGCACTCGCACGCCGATATCGCCCACGCCATCATCTCGGGCTGGCCGCGCCGCGCCGAGTCGCTGATGCGCGACCACATCGAAGAGGTGCGCGATTTCGTCCGCGACCGCCAGCCCGAGCGGATGGACGACGTCATCCAGTGGCGCTGAATCCGCGATTTCGGCGTGCTGACGCTCGCTGAGCGACCTGTGGTGTCTCGGGACATCGCTGACACTTTTGTCTCGGGACATCGCTGACAGTCATGATGGCGGTTTTGGTTCGCGGGTGCGGTAGGTGCGGGTGGTTTTGTCGCCGCGCTGGTAGTTGCGGGTGGGGTCGGCGGTGAAGGACCGCACCAGTGTGGTGCCGCTGAGGATGGTGATGTGTTGGCCGTCGCGGATGATGTCGCATTCGTGTCCGGCCCAGCGCAGTCCGACGTTGACCTTGTAGGGCGCGACGAACACGTATCCCGATGTCGGGCCGACGGTGTGTCGGCTGACGATTACCGGCGCCGGCACGGGTCGGTCGGCGGGGCGGGCCTTGTCGCCGGCGGCGAACACCTCGGCCGGGAGGGCGCCGCGGTGTGCTCGGTGCGGCCGCTGGTGGTTGTAGAACGTGCGGAACTGCTCGAGCAGGGCGTTGAGTTCGGCGATGGTGGTCGCGGGGTCGCGGGCGGTGAGCCATTTCTTCAGCGTCTGCCAGAACCGTTCGATCTTGCCGCAGGTCTGGGGATGAAACGGTGTTGCGTTGATGGTCTGCACACCCAAGGCACGCAAGTTGGTTTCGAACGCCGACTGGTGGGCGTGGAACCGGCCAGTGTAGACGATGCCGTTGTCGGTCAACGACATCGAGGGAATCCCGCACTCGGCGATGCCAGCCAGCATCGTTTCCCAGACCAGCTGTGCGTCGGCGTCACCGGCGCAGGCGCGTAGTGCGGGAACGTAACGCGAATGGTCATCGAGGCTGCCGGCGATGCCGGCCGGGCTGCCGTCGGCCAGCACCCAACCGGTCCAATCAGACTGCCAGCACTCGTTGGGGCAACTGAAGACGAACCGCTTGGTCGCCGATTTCGGGCGTTTCTGCGGCTGCGGGGTGATCGCCCCACGACGGCTGAGAATCTGCCACCCCCTCTGCCACACCGTCGACACCGACGGCACCGTGACGCCGTCACGCTCAAACGACCACACGATCGACTGGGCGCCGTGATCTCGGCCCTGTTCGATCAGCTGCTTGCGCCGCAATACGATCAGGTCTTCGACCTCGACCGGAGTCTGTCCTGGTGAGGTCAACGGCCGCCGGGACAGCTCCTGCAACCCCTCGATACCGCTGTCACGAAACCGCCGCCGGAACTTGTAAAACGTCTGTCGACTGATCTTCCTGCGGCGGCAGAACTCCGCCACATTGTCGATCTCCCCGGCCACCGCCGCAGCCATGCGAATGTCCATCGCCGTCACCTTCTGGGCCATGAACCATCGTGCTCACGGCCCTACTCAGGTGTCAGCGATGTCCCGAGACATACAGGTGTCAGCGATGTCCCCGAACAGAACAGATCGCTGAGCGACCGTCAGCACGCCGGGTCAAGTTCAGGGACGTGGTGTACGTCGTCGTCGTGTGATTCTTCGATGGTGTTGGTTCAGGTAGTCAGTGCTGCGGGGTTGGCCTCCTGTTCGGTTGGGTTGTCGTTGACGGCCCGTGATTTGCTCAGGACGTCCAGGCCGAGGTAGCGCCGGGATTCGGCCCATTCGTCGTGTTGTTCGGCCAGCACGGCCCCGACGAGGCGGATCAGGGCGTCGCGGTCTGGGAAGATGCCCACGACGTCGGTCCGGCGGCGGATTTCCCGATTGAGCCGTTCCTTTATCCGGCCCTCAGGGTCGGATCAACCCCTGATTGCCGATTTGGGTCAGCGGTCGAGCCGCTGCAGGTGGTCGGTCAACGCGTCAGCGACGCGATGGTGACGGGCCGCTTCATCGGGCCATCCTCGGTCGCGGGCATCGACCTCGAGTGCCTCGACGTCGGTGCGTTGCGCCTCGAGCGCGTCGCGGAACTCCGGTCCGGTGACGAAGTTGTCGCAGGTCTCGCAGATGTTGGCATAGGGACAAGCACCCGCGCTCTCGTGACGGGAACAGTAGCCGTGGGCAACACGCGTTTTGAGCATCTCGCTGCCAAGCCAAATCACGGCATCGGGGACGATCGGTTTGCCGACCGGGGTGAGAGTGAACCGCCGCCGCATCTTGCCCATCGCCTGGTCGTAGGCATCACGCAACGTCGGTGAAGCCAAAGTGGCGTAACGCAAAGTCATTTGCGGGGTGACGTGCCCGAGCAACGCCATCAACGCCTGCAGGCCCATCCCGGCGTTCGCGAGTTCGGTAGCCCACGTATGCCGCAGCTGATGCGGGGTCACCACCAACGGCGCACCCCCGGCCCCACGCAGTCCGCAAGTCTCGACGGCAGCGATCAGTCCGTTGCGCAGCCGGGTCTGGCTGAGACGGCGACCGTGCGCGACGAACAGGAAATCGGTCAACGCTCCGGTGCGGGGGTGCGGCAGCGGCCGGCAGATACCACGCCCGGTGGTCCACTCGTCCAACGCGGCGATGGTGGCGACCGAGAGCGGGACCATGCGTTCGGTGGCGAGCTTGCCCAACGGAACCTTCAACCAGGTGCCGGCGGGACCGTAGTCGATGACGCTGCCAAGTTCGAGGTCGAGTAGCTCCCCGACCCGCAGACCAGCTCCGCGGAGCACGGTCAGCCCGATACGAGCGAACGAATCATCCAGCCCAGAGACCGCATTCATCACTGCAACATCGATGTCGGGCGGCAGGGCCCGCGGAAGCGGTTGATCGAGTTTGGGGACGTCGACGGCGAAAACCAGACGGCGCGGTGGGGCCTGCTCCCAACCCCATTCGGTGATGTCGTCGAGCAGGTTGCGCACGCTCAGCACCGTCGATTGGATCACGGCCTTCGAGATGATGCGTCCGGCGCCGGAAGCGGCGCGTTGCCCACGCCAGGTGCGGGTGCGGTTCCAGACGAGGAAACCCTCGATGTGATTGCGGTCGAGATCCTCGAGGGACGTGACCTCGGGATGAGCGGTGGTGAGGTAGTCCGCGAACGGCAGCAAGTCGTTGATCAAGGATTCGACGGATTTCGGACGCAGCACCGATGCCCGGACGGTGACGTAACGCAGCAATGTTGCGCGAATCGCGTCGGCCATCGGAACCTCGGCGAAGCGTTGAGCGTAACTGCGGGCCCACCGCCGGCGCCGTGGTGGTGTGTCGACGATGCGGGCCTGAAACAGCATCTGTCGCAGCCCCGCAATCCGGTTGCGGTAGGCGCGACGAGACGTTGCCGGAATCGACTGTGTTGCAGCCAATGCAGCGTCGAATTCGTCGACGGTATCGGCGCTCACGCCGCTGACGAGTCCGCCGTGCCAGGCGAGCAGCACCGCCAGACATTCACCCAGGACCGTCTCGATCCATTGCGGTGTCCAGCCCAAGGCCAGCCCGGCGGCCCGGACTGCGGCGAACCCGTCCGGGTCGCGGTCCTCGACGGCTCGGCCGAGACCGGTGAGGTTCTTGACGGCCGCAAGTTCGAGGTCCAGCCGCAGCTCGCCGCGTCCGATGAGGTGACACAGCAGCGGCCACGCCCCGGTGCGGCGCAGTTCGATGAGCCGTTCGGCTGCCGGTCGGGTCATCCAGTCCCGCAGGTCCGGATGCGAGGTGAGGAAGGTGGTCGCGATGAGGGTGCGAGCGCGCACCGACCTACCGCTGAGACCCAGGGCGGCAACGTACTCGAGGTAATCGGCCAGCACCGTATCCGGGTCGGCCAGCGGATCGACCATTGCGAGCGCGGGGGTGGTCATCGTCGTGTCCCGGCGAGGCTGGCGCGGGCCGCGCCGTATTCGGCGGCGAGCTGCGCGACCGACAGATGCACGTATCCGGCGGTGGTCTCGGGAGACACGTGCCCCATCAACTCCCGTAACGCCATCAGATCGATTCCCGCAGAGGCCAGTTCGGTGCCGTAGGTGTGGCGCAGTCGGTGCGGACGCACCCGCGTTGCGCCGGACAGGACTCGGTGCCGCCGGAACAGCGACCGCAGTCCGGCCTCGGTGACCGGCGACCCGT contains:
- a CDS encoding FadR/GntR family transcriptional regulator: MRDLTTQFTTSGLPVIYDPGMNHSGAPASARPPKASEITATRIVNDIVDQGLQVNDKLPGEAEMLAAYGVSRETLREALRILEVQGLIAIKRGPGGGPIVSALNSYYLARTATMYFMLAGATYNELFEAWAVLEPPMSAKVARISDTQMKKEAFAAAEMSAELSSDRDEIFSAANNFHAVIAQMSGSRVLMLLTQAVNHIVVDHVLASGEMMPSSTISHSHADIAHAIISGWPRRAESLMRDHIEEVRDFVRDRQPERMDDVIQWR
- a CDS encoding IS481 family transposase, with product MAQKVTAMDIRMAAAVAGEIDNVAEFCRRRKISRQTFYKFRRRFRDSGIEGLQELSRRPLTSPGQTPVEVEDLIVLRRKQLIEQGRDHGAQSIVWSFERDGVTVPSVSTVWQRGWQILSRRGAITPQPQKRPKSATKRFVFSCPNECWQSDWTGWVLADGSPAGIAGSLDDHSRYVPALRACAGDADAQLVWETMLAGIAECGIPSMSLTDNGIVYTGRFHAHQSAFETNLRALGVQTINATPFHPQTCGKIERFWQTLKKWLTARDPATTIAELNALLEQFRTFYNHQRPHRAHRGALPAEVFAAGDKARPADRPVPAPVIVSRHTVGPTSGYVFVAPYKVNVGLRWAGHECDIIRDGQHITILSGTTLVRSFTADPTRNYQRGDKTTRTYRTREPKPPS
- a CDS encoding tyrosine-type recombinase/integrase, whose translation is MTTPALAMVDPLADPDTVLADYLEYVAALGLSGRSVRARTLIATTFLTSHPDLRDWMTRPAAERLIELRRTGAWPLLCHLIGRGELRLDLELAAVKNLTGLGRAVEDRDPDGFAAVRAAGLALGWTPQWIETVLGECLAVLLAWHGGLVSGVSADTVDEFDAALAATQSIPATSRRAYRNRIAGLRQMLFQARIVDTPPRRRRWARSYAQRFAEVPMADAIRATLLRYVTVRASVLRPKSVESLINDLLPFADYLTTAHPEVTSLEDLDRNHIEGFLVWNRTRTWRGQRAASGAGRIISKAVIQSTVLSVRNLLDDITEWGWEQAPPRRLVFAVDVPKLDQPLPRALPPDIDVAVMNAVSGLDDSFARIGLTVLRGAGLRVGELLDLELGSVIDYGPAGTWLKVPLGKLATERMVPLSVATIAALDEWTTGRGICRPLPHPRTGALTDFLFVAHGRRLSQTRLRNGLIAAVETCGLRGAGGAPLVVTPHQLRHTWATELANAGMGLQALMALLGHVTPQMTLRYATLASPTLRDAYDQAMGKMRRRFTLTPVGKPIVPDAVIWLGSEMLKTRVAHGYCSRHESAGACPYANICETCDNFVTGPEFRDALEAQRTDVEALEVDARDRGWPDEAARHHRVADALTDHLQRLDR